In one Desulfomicrobium escambiense DSM 10707 genomic region, the following are encoded:
- a CDS encoding branched-chain amino acid ABC transporter permease has product MSPRLTTPAALCAMLLGLVAMTQTGLLGQYAQTFLCTMGIYMILAASLNLVNGYMGEFSCGHAGFMAVGAYTASIVGVILFVGDEHLGPALLPMSLAPLAFPLILATGFAAAALVGLLVAIPSFKTRGDYLAVITLAAGYIVKSALENIEIVGGPRGFMGMKKVVLSIEESFTVPWMLVWIFIGVVLTIWLLRRFVYSTYGKGVMAIHQDEVAAEIMSVNTNHMKLVAFMLSSGLAGLAGGLYAYLIGFVNPASFTILRSTECLVMVYLGGMGSLTGSILAAGIFTILLEFLKPLEQLKWVAIPMLLIVLMQFRPEGLMGNRELSDIFPKLKRFYRFK; this is encoded by the coding sequence ATGAGTCCACGCCTCACCACACCAGCGGCGCTCTGCGCCATGCTCCTGGGCCTCGTCGCCATGACGCAGACCGGCCTCCTCGGCCAGTACGCGCAGACCTTCCTGTGCACCATGGGCATCTACATGATCCTGGCCGCCAGCCTGAACCTGGTCAACGGCTACATGGGCGAATTCAGCTGCGGCCACGCCGGCTTCATGGCCGTTGGGGCCTACACGGCCTCCATCGTCGGCGTCATCCTCTTCGTAGGCGACGAGCACCTTGGCCCGGCGCTGTTGCCCATGAGCCTCGCCCCCCTGGCCTTCCCCCTCATCCTGGCCACGGGTTTCGCGGCCGCGGCCCTGGTGGGCCTGCTGGTCGCCATCCCGTCCTTCAAGACGCGCGGCGACTACCTGGCCGTCATCACCCTGGCCGCGGGCTACATCGTCAAGAGCGCCCTGGAGAACATCGAGATCGTCGGCGGCCCCCGCGGCTTCATGGGCATGAAGAAGGTTGTGCTGTCCATCGAGGAGAGCTTCACCGTGCCCTGGATGCTCGTCTGGATCTTCATCGGCGTGGTGCTGACGATCTGGCTGCTGCGCCGCTTCGTCTACTCGACCTACGGCAAGGGCGTCATGGCCATCCACCAGGACGAGGTCGCGGCCGAGATCATGAGCGTCAACACCAACCACATGAAGCTCGTGGCCTTCATGCTCTCCTCGGGTCTGGCCGGGCTGGCGGGCGGCCTCTACGCCTACCTCATCGGCTTCGTGAACCCGGCCTCCTTCACCATCCTGCGCTCCACCGAGTGTCTGGTCATGGTCTACCTGGGCGGCATGGGCTCCCTGACGGGCTCCATCCTGGCGGCGGGCATCTTCACCATCCTGCTGGAGTTCCTGAAGCCCCTGGAGCAGCTCAAATGGGTGGCCATCCCCATGCTCCTCATCGTCCTCATGCAGTTCCGCCCCGAGGGTCTGATGGGCAACCGCGAACTTTCGGACATCTTCCCCAAACTCAAGCGCTTCTACAGGTTCAAATGA
- a CDS encoding ABC transporter ATP-binding protein, with amino-acid sequence MALLEITDLTQRFGGLLAVNELSVRLEGREMCALIGPNGAGKTTVFNLVSGFYQPTSGSIKIGGVDTRGMKPHQVTSLGVARTFQNIRLWNDMTVLDNIKVSQHYRLGYSLVDSLLRTRRYADREKAIDHEAMELLEFMGMRDLADEVPPNLPYGTQRKVEIARALSIKPKLLLLDEPAAGLPSTDVVELIRLVEWIHKEFDLAIWMIEHQMTVVMSLCQWIKVIDFGATIAEGTPEEIRNNPEVIKAYLGDENI; translated from the coding sequence ATGGCCCTGCTCGAAATAACCGACCTGACCCAACGCTTCGGCGGCCTGCTGGCCGTGAACGAGTTATCCGTCCGTCTGGAGGGCCGCGAAATGTGCGCCCTCATCGGGCCCAACGGCGCCGGCAAGACGACGGTCTTCAACCTGGTCAGCGGCTTCTACCAGCCCACGTCCGGGTCCATCAAAATCGGCGGCGTCGACACGCGCGGCATGAAGCCGCACCAGGTCACGTCCCTGGGCGTGGCCCGGACCTTCCAGAACATCCGGCTGTGGAACGACATGACCGTGCTGGACAACATCAAGGTCTCCCAGCACTACCGCCTCGGCTACAGCCTCGTGGACTCCCTGCTGCGCACCCGGCGCTACGCCGACCGCGAGAAGGCCATCGACCACGAGGCCATGGAGCTCCTGGAGTTCATGGGCATGCGCGACCTGGCCGACGAGGTGCCGCCCAACCTGCCCTACGGCACCCAGCGCAAGGTCGAGATCGCCCGCGCCCTGTCCATCAAGCCCAAGCTCCTGCTCCTGGACGAACCGGCCGCGGGCCTGCCCTCCACCGACGTGGTGGAGCTGATCAGGCTGGTCGAATGGATCCACAAGGAGTTCGACCTGGCCATCTGGATGATCGAACACCAGATGACAGTGGTCATGAGCCTGTGCCAGTGGATCAAAGTCATCGACTTCGGCGCGACCATCGCCGAGGGCACGCCGGAGGAAATCCGCAACAACCCGGAGGTCATCAAGGCCTACCTGGGAGATGAGAACATCTGA
- a CDS encoding ABC transporter ATP-binding protein yields MMLSVTNLKVRYGNTEALHGISFTVDKGEIVTLIGANGAGKTTTLLSIARLGPPEGPKIVEGDITYKGQSLLPVPPHEIVSKMNMALAPEGRHIFGNLTVEENLTLATYARTDMGNVRRDYERVYELFPRLVERRKQRSESLSGGEQQMLAVGRALMTGADFIMLDEPSMGLAPLLMYDMFRALKELNSQGMTLLLIEQNARIALQFAHRGYVLDTGAIVASGNARELMDNPDVKKAYLGG; encoded by the coding sequence CTGATGCTTTCCGTCACCAATCTCAAAGTCAGATACGGCAACACCGAAGCCCTGCACGGCATCTCCTTCACCGTGGACAAGGGCGAGATCGTGACCCTCATCGGCGCCAACGGCGCCGGCAAGACCACCACCCTGCTGTCCATCGCCCGCCTGGGCCCGCCCGAGGGGCCGAAGATCGTCGAGGGCGACATCACCTACAAGGGCCAGAGCCTGCTTCCCGTTCCTCCGCACGAGATCGTCTCCAAGATGAACATGGCGCTCGCGCCCGAAGGCCGGCACATCTTCGGCAACCTGACCGTGGAGGAGAACCTGACCCTGGCCACCTACGCCCGCACGGACATGGGCAACGTGCGCCGCGACTACGAACGCGTCTACGAACTCTTCCCGCGTCTGGTGGAGCGCCGCAAACAGCGCAGCGAGTCCCTGTCCGGAGGCGAGCAGCAGATGCTGGCCGTGGGCCGGGCGCTGATGACCGGGGCCGACTTCATCATGCTCGACGAGCCGTCCATGGGCCTGGCGCCGCTCCTCATGTACGACATGTTCCGGGCCTTGAAGGAACTCAATTCCCAGGGCATGACGCTGCTGCTGATCGAGCAGAACGCGCGCATCGCGCTGCAGTTCGCCCACCGCGGCTACGTGCTCGACACGGGGGCCATCGTGGCCTCGGGCAACGCCCGGGAACTCATGGACAACCCCGACGTGAAGAAGGCATACTTGGGCGGTTGA
- the thrB gene encoding homoserine kinase gives MDYDNIILIGMAAAGKSTVGKRLARELGWAFVDTDLLLEAWWGAPLQAISDHLGRDAFVRAEAEQIRRTFLKKCVIATGGSVVYSDEAMQHLETLGRVVYLESSFEDIADRLTNPCTRGLAIAPGQTIRDLYDERVPLYARYAQVRVRTDGQDPDQTCAAIIQALSGNTENPS, from the coding sequence ATGGATTACGACAACATCATCCTCATCGGCATGGCCGCGGCCGGCAAATCCACCGTCGGCAAGAGGCTGGCCAGGGAACTGGGCTGGGCCTTCGTGGACACGGACCTGCTGCTGGAGGCCTGGTGGGGCGCCCCGCTGCAGGCCATCAGCGACCACCTCGGCCGTGACGCCTTCGTGCGGGCCGAGGCCGAGCAGATCAGGCGCACCTTCCTCAAGAAATGCGTCATCGCCACGGGCGGCAGCGTAGTCTACAGCGACGAGGCCATGCAGCACCTGGAGACCCTCGGGCGCGTCGTGTACCTCGAATCCTCCTTCGAAGACATCGCCGACAGGCTGACCAACCCCTGCACCAGAGGGCTGGCCATCGCTCCCGGACAGACCATCAGGGACCTTTACGACGAGCGCGTCCCCCTGTATGCACGCTACGCCCAGGTGCGGGTGCGCACCGACGGCCAGGACCCCGACCAGACCTGCGCCGCCATCATCCAAGCCCTATCCGGAAACACCGAGAACCCGTCGTGA
- a CDS encoding MucR family transcriptional regulator, which translates to MEDYVKQALEIVKAQASVRNMTEEELTSMVRSLTEGIKNVAEGTQPEPVKAPSADDAKKAIREKSIICMECEKSFKVLTKRHLATHGLTPEEYREKWGYKKGTSLVAKSLARDRRKKMQDMKLWEKRVKK; encoded by the coding sequence ATGGAAGATTATGTCAAGCAAGCCCTCGAAATCGTCAAAGCACAAGCCAGTGTGCGCAACATGACCGAGGAAGAGCTGACATCCATGGTTCGTTCGTTGACCGAAGGAATCAAGAATGTCGCTGAAGGAACGCAGCCCGAGCCGGTCAAGGCTCCTTCCGCCGATGACGCCAAGAAGGCCATCCGCGAAAAGAGCATCATCTGCATGGAATGCGAAAAATCCTTCAAGGTCCTGACCAAGCGCCACCTCGCCACCCACGGCCTCACTCCCGAGGAATACCGGGAGAAATGGGGCTACAAGAAGGGTACGTCCCTGGTGGCAAAGTCCCTGGCTCGTGACCGCCGCAAGAAGATGCAGGACATGAAGCTCTGGGAGAAACGGGTCAAGAAGTAG